The Acinonyx jubatus isolate Ajub_Pintada_27869175 chromosome D2, VMU_Ajub_asm_v1.0, whole genome shotgun sequence genome contains a region encoding:
- the PRLHR gene encoding prolactin-releasing peptide receptor: MASLPTQGPPVPDLVSGLPPAASTPANQSTEASADNGSVTGPGAQAVTPFQSLQLVHQLKGLIVLLYSIVVVVGLVGNCLLVLVIARVRRLHNVTNFLIGNLALSDVLMCTACVPLTLAYAFEPRGWVFGGGLCHLVFFLQPVTVYVSVFTLTTIAVDRYVVLVHPLRRRISLRLSAYAVLAIWALSAVLALPAAMHTYHVELKPHRVRLCEEFWGSQERQRQLYAWGLLLVTYLLPLLVILLSYVRVTVKLRNRVVPGCVTQSQADWDRARRRRTFCLLVVVVVVFAVCWLPLHVFNLLRDLDPQAIDPYAFGLVQLLCHWLAMSSACYNPFIYAWLHDSFREELRKLLLAWPRKIVPHGQSMTVSVVI; the protein is encoded by the coding sequence ATGGCCTCACTGCCGACTCAGGGTCCCCCGGTCCCTGACTTAGTTTCTGGGTTGCCACCGGCGGCCTCAACTCCTGCCAACCAGAGCACAGAGGCCTCAGCGGACAATGGGTCGGTGACTGGCCCAGGCGCTCAGGCTGTCACGCCTTTCCAAAGCCTGCAGCTGGTGCATCAGCTGAAAGGGCTGATCGTGCTGCTCTACAGCATCGTGGTGGTCGTGGGGCTGGTGGGCAACTGCCTGCTGGTGTTGGTGATCGCGCGAGTGCGTCGGTTGCACAACGTGACCAACTTCCTCATCGGCAACCTGGCCTTGTCCGACGTGCTCATGTGCACCGCCTGTGTGCCACTCACGCTGGCCTACGCTTTCGAGCCACGCGGCTGGGTGTTCGGCGGCGGCCTGTGCCACCTTGTCTTCTTCCTGCAGCCCGTCACCGTCTACGTGTCGGTGTTCACTCTCACCACCATCGCGGTGGACCGCTACGTCGTGCTCGTGCACCCGCTGCGCAGGCGCATCTCGCTGCGCCTCAGCGCCTATGCGGTGCTGGCCATCTGGGCGCTGTCCGCGGTGCTGGCGCTGCCGGCCGCCATGCACACGTACCACGTCGAGCTCAAGCCGCACCGTGTGCGCCTCTGCGAGGAATTCTGGGGGTCTCAGGAGCGCCAGCGCCAGCTCTATGCTTGGGGGCTGCTTCTCGTCACCTACCTGCTCCCCCTGCTGGTCATCCTCCTGTCTTACGTCCGGGTGACGGTGAAGCTACGGAACCGCGTGGTGCCAGGCTGCGTGACCCAGAGCCAAGCCGACTGGGACCGTGCGCGCCGCCGCCGCACCTTCTGTCTGCTGGTGGTGGTCGTGGTGGTGTTCGCCGTGTGCTGGCTGCCGCTGCACGTCTTCAACCTGCTGCGGGACCTCGACCCGCAAGCCATCGACCCTTACGCCTTTGGGTTAGTGCAGCTGCTCTGCCACTGGCTCGCCATGAGCTCGGCTTGCTACAACCCCTTCATTTACGCCTGGCTGCACGACAGCTTCCGTGAGGAGCTGCGCAAGCTCTTGCTTGCCTGGCCCCGCAAGATCGTGCCCCACGGCCAGAGCATGACAGTCAGCGTGGTCATCTGA